The stretch of DNA GTTACTCCCCAGTTCGGAGTGCCTTGCTCAAGGGTGCCTCAGCAATGCTCGAAaaacgtaataataataaatagtaatttaGTCATTAAAGGCTGAGCTACTGCTGAGCATGAGTTCATCCATTTCACACTCCAGATGGTTTGGCTTCAGCCAGACCAGATTTATTTTTACTGGTGTCAAACAGTACACACTGTACATACTTGTGCAGTGCATATATACACTCATAACTATAATAATGCCTTTTCTACCTGCTGTCTCTTCTTCAGGCTGTTGGTAACAAGGTTGTGATGAGGGATCAGATAACTGTGCGAGGTGGCCAGCTGAAGGTCAAGTATCTTTACGAAGAGTCTACTAACAATCGCAAGATCAGTGCCATTACCACAGCAACGCCACAGAACACCGGGACCGGCGGTCAGACGGCCAGCAAGCCAGCGCCAGCCTCTAGCGTGTCCAAGGATCACAGTGTAGACAGGTGGGAGACGCTTCACATTTAAATAATTTACACCAAGAAGGAGGGCCTTCGCTCATCGCAGtctttctgtttgtgttcaCCAAAGCTCTGAATCCAGTAAGGGCTCCAATGAAAACTCCAGCTCTCACGTGGTTGTTAACGGAGGGAACAGCAGCAAGGTGTGCGGCCCGCTCACACCGGAGCAGGCGGAGAGATTATACCGGACTCAACTAACCAGCCTTGAGCAGACTGAGATCCACTCCTACACAGATATCTACTTTGTGGGACCCAATGCCAAGAAGAGACCTGCTGTCGTGGGGGGCAACAACAACTGCGGCTATGACGACGAGCAAGGTGGTTATATCAACGTAGCCCATGACCACCTGGCTTACCGCTATGAGTTTCTCAAGGTGAGGCGGACAAATGTGTCTTTTATCTTTAGATAATCTTTGAATGAGTATTGGAGTCTGTGAATAGAACAAAAAAAGTTCAGAAATGAGTTTGATAGTTTGTCTCTGTTGTAAATATGGCCAGACTGGTAACACACTGTTGTAGGATGCCACTACTCATCCTGGCGTTGTTGCTCGTCTTCCTCTTGTATAGCACCTGATCCCACAAGTGTTCAGTTAGGTTGAGGTCAGGACTGTTGCCAGGCCGCTCCATTCTTTCTACTTGCAAATTCTGGAGGTGATCTCGGTCCCAGATTACCTTTACGTTGCCTCAATGTTGACGTGTTTCTCCATTGATGGAGATTGTTACAACAGAAAAATAATCTGCCAAACTAAAATCTCCAAACGTTTTCTTGTTACATGTTAAGTACCAGAATACCGTGTCAAGTCAAAATGATACTTAGCTCTTTCTATCCTCAGATCATCGGTAAAGGAAGCTTCGGTCAGGTAGCCAAAGTCTACGACCATAAACTGCAGCAGCACCTGGCTCTGAAGATGGTTCGCAACGAGAAGCGTTTCCACCGACAGGCACAGGAGGAGATCCGCATCCTGGAGCACCTGCGCAAGCAAGACCGCAACGGCACCATGAACGTGGTGCATATGCTTGAACACTTCACCTTCCGTAACCACATCTGCATGACCTTCGAGCTGCTCAGCATGAACCTCTATGAGCTTATCAAGCGCAACAAGTTCCAGGGCTTTAGCTTGCCGCTGGTCAGGAAGTTTGCACACTCCATCCTCCAGTGCCTCGAAGCCCTGAGCAGGCTACGAATCATCCACTGTGACCTCAAGCCCGAAAACATTCTGCTTAAACAGCAGGGACGCAGCGGCATCAAggtatttatttacacacaaaGCTTGCTGTATTCCTGAAGCTGCTCTCGCTCACTGATTTGTCTTCTCCCACCAGGTGATTGACTTTGGCTCCAGCTGCTTCGAGCACCAACGTGTGTACACCTACATCCAATCTCGCTTCTATCGAGCGCCCGAGGTGATCTTCGGCGCACGCTATGGCCTTCCTATCGATATGTGGAGCTTTGGCTGCATCCTGGCCGAGTTGCTGACAGGCTACCCTCTTTTCCCCGGGGAGGACGAGGGTGACCAACTAGCCTGCGTCATGGAGCTGCTGGGCATGCCTCCACAGAAGGTTCTGGAACAGGCCAAAAGAGTAAAGACCTTTATCAACTCCAAGGGCCACCCTCGCTACTGTGGAGCCAACACTCTGCCTACTGGAGCCACTGTGCTGACGCCGTCTCGCTCCCGCCGTGGTAAACTGAGAGGCCCCCCTGCCAGCAAAGAGTGGAGTGCTGCGCTGAAAGGCTGTGAGGACCCCACCTTTATTGACTTCATAAAGAAGTGTTTGGACTGGGACTCCTCATCTCGTCTGACCCCCAGCCAGGCCCTCAGACACCCATGGCTGTATCGCCGGCTGCCCAAACCGCTGCCTGGAACCGAGAGGAGCCAAGGGGCCCCAGTAAAGCGGCTCCCTGAACACCACAGCACCTCCTTCCCCTCCATCCTCGCCAAGGGGGGCACTGGCCTGGCCACCACAGCTGCCAACAACAAACTGAGGAGCACCATGTTGGGAGATTCAGGAGAGGCCATACCTATTCGCACGGTCCTACCCAAACTTGTCTCTTAGAGAGAGTCCCACTCATCTCCTCTCTCCttcctctccctcctcctctgCACTCCTCAGGAGGAGTCAAGAGTGCAGGAGAAAGTGGAGTCTAGCTTTTACAATGTTTGgttgtatttgtttgtatttgttttttactgagCGGCATCGACACCCCAGTCGTTGCTTTTTAATAATAGCTGTTCACAGAAAAGAGAATACAAGAATTCATACCAAGTTTTTATACAAAGGATTTCCTTAAGTGGCTGTGGAGTTTCTATACACAAGTCATTGATTTAGATCATGCTTTGTACAAAATGTGTGAGTGGACAGCTAGTGTTTTTAACCTGTGTTTGTTCCCACACGAGTGTTTTTCCCGTTTTTAGTCAGGGCCCACTCGAACGCCTCACTCTTTCTAAATGAACACTCTTGAGGAGTGAAACTTGAAAAGGGCTACACAAACTCTAATTAGCTCAGTGGTAGCAGGCAACATTTTATTCAGCCAACAGTAAGAGAATAAAACAAGCACACTGACAACAGGTTGACACACTTTGACGACAGCATCATGTAGTTTTTGCAATACGTTTTCACAGCCTGCAGCTAATTGACCTCTTTTAGCCTCCCCTTTCCTTATCCCTGGTGCTTGCATGTCAGCTCAATATGTGGCATTAGTGTGTGCATGGTGGTGCTACCGTAGGAGACATGAAGAGTGATCTATTTTCAGACCCCCTCTTGTGCTACTTAGATTGACAGAAGGTTGAGGAAGAGGACAGGAGCTCCACTTGTCACCAGTGTGTCATGGCTGACTTAACTCCCCATTTCTTTTTGGGAATATTTCATCACCTTGTATCAATAGTCATGTTTACGGTCCACTAGGATGCTACCTGCAGTGAAATGTGGCTACATTTTTCCAACAGGGAGACAAAAAGTAGCTAATACGGACTTAGATGGTTGCTAAATATGAgccatttttttcttctgagAGGCAAAAATATCTCTCTCTGGTACTGATTGAAGACATGTTTCTCAGGGAAACACTTGATACATCCCTTAATCCTATGTAggcttgctttttttgtgtacaGTTTCACTGTCGGAGCCACAAAGGGGGTCTGGTCTGCATGCTCCACAATCTGACCTAGATTCCCTGTCCCTCCACCTCCTTGTTCTCTCACTGTGTCATGTAGGCCAGGGAACCTCGTAAAcccattttatatatatatatatatatatatatatatatatatatatatatatatatatatatatatatatatatatatatatatatataatgggtTTACgaggttatatatatatatatatatataatgggtTTACgaggttatatatatatatatggagaGTGAATTTATGGTGCTGTCCAGTCACTCCACACACATGTTGTCAGGTGCATGTTGTATGGACCACTCTGCTCAAAGACGGTCATCCCTTGTTTTCTAAGTAAAACCATCAGGGATTTCTACTccatttaggttttttttttttttttttttttccaaatagaaGTGGTTTCGATCACGAGTCACTCCCAGTTGCCAAGAGGATGCCCAATGCAAATGTGGAAtaagaagaaacaaaa from Dunckerocampus dactyliophorus isolate RoL2022-P2 chromosome 8, RoL_Ddac_1.1, whole genome shotgun sequence encodes:
- the dyrk3 gene encoding dual specificity tyrosine-phosphorylation-regulated kinase 3, with amino-acid sequence MMIISRKPEGPIVTARHGDGLYDSYMRTDHILKEDADTNSPSGLPPMPKHTAVGNKVVMRDQITVRGGQLKVKYLYEESTNNRKISAITTATPQNTGTGGQTASKPAPASSVSKDHSVDSSESSKGSNENSSSHVVVNGGNSSKVCGPLTPEQAERLYRTQLTSLEQTEIHSYTDIYFVGPNAKKRPAVVGGNNNCGYDDEQGGYINVAHDHLAYRYEFLKIIGKGSFGQVAKVYDHKLQQHLALKMVRNEKRFHRQAQEEIRILEHLRKQDRNGTMNVVHMLEHFTFRNHICMTFELLSMNLYELIKRNKFQGFSLPLVRKFAHSILQCLEALSRLRIIHCDLKPENILLKQQGRSGIKVIDFGSSCFEHQRVYTYIQSRFYRAPEVIFGARYGLPIDMWSFGCILAELLTGYPLFPGEDEGDQLACVMELLGMPPQKVLEQAKRVKTFINSKGHPRYCGANTLPTGATVLTPSRSRRGKLRGPPASKEWSAALKGCEDPTFIDFIKKCLDWDSSSRLTPSQALRHPWLYRRLPKPLPGTERSQGAPVKRLPEHHSTSFPSILAKGGTGLATTAANNKLRSTMLGDSGEAIPIRTVLPKLVS